The following proteins are co-located in the Zonotrichia albicollis isolate bZonAlb1 chromosome 1, bZonAlb1.hap1, whole genome shotgun sequence genome:
- the CHRAC1 gene encoding chromatin accessibility complex protein 1, with translation MAAARLSGTEHRLVSLPLSRIRVIMKSSPEVSSINQDALFLTAKATELFVQYLATYSYKHGRGKEKNALTYTDLSHTAEECETFQFLADILPKKILASKYLKMLEKEKRDGEVREDDDEAEEEEDEDEAVGDSVGS, from the exons ATGGCGGCGGCGCGGCTGAGCGGCACCGAGCACCGTCTGGTGTCGCTGCCCCTGTCGCGGATCCGTGTCATCATgaagagctccccggaggtgtCCAGCATCAACCAGGACGCGCTTTTCCTCACGGCCAAGGCCACG gAGCTTTTTGTTCAGTATTTGGCTACATACTCCTACAAACACggcagagggaaggagaagaatGCTCTGACGTACACTGACCTGTCTCATACAGCAGAAGAGTGTGAGACCTTTCAGTTCCTTGCAG ATATCTTGCCAAAGAAGATTCTAGCTAGCAAATACCTAAAAATGCTTGAAAAAGAGAAGCGAGATGGAGAAGTGAGGGAAGATGATGATGAggctgaggaggaagaggatgaagaTGAAGCTGTTGGTGACAGTGTTGGATCTTAA